A window of the Phragmites australis chromosome 20, lpPhrAust1.1, whole genome shotgun sequence genome harbors these coding sequences:
- the LOC133902545 gene encoding meiotic nuclear division protein 1 homolog — protein sequence MSKKRGLSLEEKREQMLQIFYESQDFYLLKELEKLGPKKGVISQSVKDVVQSLVDDDLVLKDKIGTSVYFWSLPSCAGNQLKNTYNKLESDLSNSKKRYVELVEHRDNLKRGREDSEEREVALGELKAVELHHKKLKEELAAYADSDPAALDAMKDAIGVAHSAANRWTDNIFTLQQWCSTTFPQAKEQLEHMYKEVGITEDFEYLQ from the exons ATG TCGAAGAAGAGGGGTCTTTCCCTGGAGGAGAAACGAGAGCAAATGCTTCAAATATTTTATGAGAGCCAAGACTTCTATCTG CTTAAAGAGCTTGAGAAGTTGGGTCCCAAGAAGGGAGTGATCAGTCAGTCCGTGAAGGATGTTGTGCAAAGTCTGGTGGATGATGATCTTGTCTTGAAAGACAAAATAGGGACTTCT GTTTACTTTTGGAGTCTTCCCAGCTGTGCTGGAAACCAG CTGAAGAATACTTACAACAAGCTGGAATCTGATCTTTCAAACTCTAAAAAGCGTTATGTGGAGCTTGTTGAACATAGAGACAACTTGAAAAGAGGCAGGGAGGACTCT gaagagagagaagtggCATTGGGGGAGCTAAAGGCTGTAGAGCTGCACCACAAGAAGCTCAAG GAAGAATTGGCTGCTTATGCTGATAGTGATCCTGCTGCACTAGACGCAATGA AGGATGCTATTGGTGTTGCTCATTCAGCAGCTAACAGATGGACAG ACAATATCTTTACTTTGCAACAATGGTGTTCAACTACATTCCCACAAGCAAAAGAGCAACTTGAACACATGTACAAGGAG